The Streptomyces sp. NBC_01439 genome contains the following window.
CGGGCCCCTCGCCGACCAGCAGCTGATCCAGGGTCACGTCTTCGACGCCCTGCTCGCCCTGCGCACCACCCGCCCCCTGGTGCACGAGGCGGTGGCGCTGATCGACGCCGGACGGGACGCGCGTACGGAGGTGGGGCTCGCCAAGGTCGCCGCCGCGCGCATGCTCCAGCAGGTCGCGGACTCCGCCATCCAGGTCCACGGCGCCGCCGGGCTCGGTCCGGACACCCCCCTGCCCGGGCTCCTGCGCACGGGCAGGGCCGCCCGCATCCTCGACGGGCCGGACGAGCTGCACATCACCTCCGTGGCCCGCCGGGTCCTGCGCGGTTACGCAGCTGACGGCGGCAGGGAGACGGCCTGAGTCGTCCCTTTCGGATCGTGCGGGCCCGGCACGATCCGAAAGGGACGGCCTAGATGCGGGTGATGTCGACGAGCCCGTACAGGGCTGCGAGGCCGAGCGCCAGGAAGAAGTCGCCCCAGATCAGCTCGTGTCGGACGGCCAGCTCCTTCCCGGCGTCGTAGCAGCCGTCGAGCAGCATCCCGGGCGGGCGCCCGGAGTCCGGGCCGGTGAGGTGGTGCTCCGCGAGGTGGTGGAGGATCGCCTCGGCCCGGTGCGCGTACGCGGCCGCGCGGGGGCCGGGCACCCGGGCGAGCTTCAGCAGGGCGACCGCGGTGATCGCGGCGGCCGAGGTGTCGAGCGGCCCGTCCGGCCGGGCGGCGTCGGCCGCCGGGACCAGCCCTCCGGCCGGGGATCCGCCGTCCGCCGCCAGGAGTTCGGCCGCTTCGGCGAGCCGGGCCGCCGGGCCGGGCACCGTCGGGTCCGGGCGGAGCAGGGCGTCGGCGACGGCCAGGAGCAGCCAGGCCCGACCCCGGCTCCAGCCCGGCGGCGGGTCCGTGCAGGGCTGCCAGCCCGCGTCGGCGTCGAAGCGCAGGGCGGGACGTAGTGAGGGGTCCCCGCCCCGGCCCGCGCCGAGGCAGAGGTCGAGGTGGCGGTGGAGGTGGGCCGCCGCCGCGGCGGCGCCCTGCGGTCCGGCGCCGGCCAGCAGGGGTACGGTCCCCGGCACCCCGTCCACGCGCGCGAGCATGCGGGGTCCGCCGAGCGCGTCCCCCCAGGGCACGAGCCCGAGTTCGCGGTCGTATGCCGACAGCACCGCCCGGGCGCCGCGGTCGCGCAGCTCGGCGGCCCCGGCGTCGTCGCCGGCCGGAGCGGTCCCGTACCAGAGGATCAGGCCGCGGGTGGCGGTGTCGGCCCCGACCCACGGTTCGAGCCGGGCCGTGCACGCGGCGGCGGCGCGCCGGTCGGCCGCGTCCCCGGTGTACCGTGCCCGCAGCCAGAGCAGCCCGGCCCAGAACCCTCCGGTCCACGAGCCGCGACCGGTGGTCGTCCACCGCCCGTCGGCCGGCTCGGCGTACAGCGGGAAGCGGGGGCCCACCGCCTCGGCGGTCACCGCAACCCGTGCCATGACGGCCTCGAGGGCCGGGCCCGGCCAGGTGCCGTCCGCGCTCATGCCGTGCCCTCCCGCCGGTCCCGTACGGCCCACAGGAACGCGACGGCCGCCGCCGCCGCGAACTCCGCCGCGACCAGCAGCCAGCCCGGCCCGTACCGTCCGCTCTGCGCGAGCAGGCCGAACAGGGGCGGGCCCGCCGCGAATCCGCCGAAGAACCCGGCCGCGACCAGCGCCGAGTCCTGTCCGGCGCGGCCGGGGGCGGCCCGCTGCACGACCAGCACCATCGAGACGGCGTTGCCGGAGACGGCGAAGACTCCGACGGCGATCGCCCCGACCCACACCAGCGGGCCCACCACCAGGGCGGCCACCAGGAGGACCGCCGCGCCCAGGGCCCCGCAGGCCAGCCATCCGGGGAGCCATTCGGCCCGCCCGGGCCGGGCCGCCTTCGACCATCCGATCCGGCCCGCGATCCCCGCCACGCCCAGCACGGCGACCAGGGCGGCGGCCGCCGTCGGGCCCATGTGCAGCCGCTGTGCGCCGAAGAGCGCGAGGTAGGTGTTGACCGAGGCGATTCCGGCGCCGAGGAACAGCGAGAAGACCGCCAGCCAGGCCACCATCCCCCGCGGTACGAGAGCCGTACGGGGCCCTGCGGGCGGCGCGGCGGGGTCGGCGGGCAGGACGCGCAGGGCCCACAGCCCGGCGAGCAGGGCGGCGCCGGCGCCGGTCCAGACCGCGCCCCGCCAGCCGATGCCGCCCGCGAGCAGGGCGAGCGGCAGTCCCGCCGCGAAGGCGCCGAGCTGGACCCCGGACTGCTTGAGCCCGGTCACCGCGCCCCGCCGTTCGGGCACGACGGCGCGCAGTACGGCCTTGTTGGTGGCCGGGTTGGCCAGCGCCTGGGGTACGCCGCCCAGCGCGACGGCGCCGAGGAGCAGACCGGCGCCGGGCGCGGCGCCGATCAGGGCGAGGGCCGTCGCGGAAAGCAGCAGCAGGACCACCAGTGAGCGGCGCGGACCG
Protein-coding sequences here:
- a CDS encoding sugar ABC transporter permease; the protein is MSADGTWPGPALEAVMARVAVTAEAVGPRFPLYAEPADGRWTTTGRGSWTGGFWAGLLWLRARYTGDAADRRAAAACTARLEPWVGADTATRGLILWYGTAPAGDDAGAAELRDRGARAVLSAYDRELGLVPWGDALGGPRMLARVDGVPGTVPLLAGAGPQGAAAAAAHLHRHLDLCLGAGRGGDPSLRPALRFDADAGWQPCTDPPPGWSRGRAWLLLAVADALLRPDPTVPGPAARLAEAAELLAADGGSPAGGLVPAADAARPDGPLDTSAAAITAVALLKLARVPGPRAAAYAHRAEAILHHLAEHHLTGPDSGRPPGMLLDGCYDAGKELAVRHELIWGDFFLALGLAALYGLVDITRI
- a CDS encoding MFS transporter; this translates as MTAEGTATASPAEKDGAAGRQLTALLTCAMAFSMLQLFLLGALGPRLVSELGVSPAVLGLTTTIGFGTAAVLSPAGGRIVDRIGPRRSLVVLLLLSATALALIGAAPGAGLLLGAVALGGVPQALANPATNKAVLRAVVPERRGAVTGLKQSGVQLGAFAAGLPLALLAGGIGWRGAVWTGAGAALLAGLWALRVLPADPAAPPAGPRTALVPRGMVAWLAVFSLFLGAGIASVNTYLALFGAQRLHMGPTAAAALVAVLGVAGIAGRIGWSKAARPGRAEWLPGWLACGALGAAVLLVAALVVGPLVWVGAIAVGVFAVSGNAVSMVLVVQRAAPGRAGQDSALVAAGFFGGFAAGPPLFGLLAQSGRYGPGWLLVAAEFAAAAAVAFLWAVRDRREGTA